From the genome of Clostridia bacterium:
GGGACGCACTCAAATGGAGGTGGCAGCCGATATAGGGATTTCGCAGGCCCAGGTAAGCCGCCTCGAAAAGAGCGCCATATCCCATGTGAAGAAAAATATATAGGATGCGAAAAAGCATGTGGGGCGGGTAATACCGCTCCATATGCTTAATCAGATATATACTTTAGGGGGAATAATTATGCCTGAACTATATCTCAGCGTGACTAAACTGAGAGCAAAAGACGTCGTTAATATAAATAACGGCTGTAAGCTGGGATACCTTCACGACGTTAATTTCGAATCATCTGAGGGGCGCGCCGTTTCATTTGTCGTGCTGGGGCCGCGAAGGTTTTTCGGATTATTCGGAAGGACGGACGACTACGTTATACCGTGGAGCGATATAAAAACGATAG
Proteins encoded in this window:
- a CDS encoding YlmC/YmxH family sporulation protein, which produces MPELYLSVTKLRAKDVVNINNGCKLGYLHDVNFESSEGRAVSFVVLGPRRFFGLFGRTDDYVIPWSDIKTIGDDVILIDSKHLGYTKNIPRLKNRDV